A single window of Microbispora hainanensis DNA harbors:
- a CDS encoding ABC transporter permease, protein MTATLPARRPPARPRLPDLRVPAWLGTPVRRLVSAVAVLWAAATTAYVALLLAPGDTVDILVGDGADTPEIRAQIIAEWGLDRPEAVRYLSYLGRLLHGDLGRSYQLQRDVSEILAGQVGPTVRLTLAAAVVGVVLALVVAVATAGRSVWPRRIVSAAELVAVSVPQFVIGIVLLFVFSFSLGWFPVSGAADPQALVLPALALGLPVAGVLGQVLREGLERALEQPFAVTARSRGLSERAVVARHALRHALLPAVTLTGWFTGVLLGGAVITEALFGRPGLGRVTMQAVTGKDMPVVMAVVILSAAVYVTISALLDLAYRLIDPRLRSA, encoded by the coding sequence ATGACTGCGACGCTGCCGGCCCGGCGGCCCCCGGCGCGGCCGCGGCTTCCGGACCTGCGGGTGCCCGCCTGGCTGGGCACGCCGGTGCGCAGGCTCGTCTCGGCCGTGGCCGTGCTGTGGGCGGCGGCCACGACCGCGTACGTCGCCCTGCTGCTGGCGCCCGGCGACACCGTCGACATCCTCGTGGGCGACGGCGCCGACACGCCGGAGATCCGGGCGCAGATCATCGCCGAGTGGGGGCTGGACCGGCCCGAGGCAGTGCGCTACCTGAGCTATCTCGGCCGGCTGCTGCACGGCGACCTCGGCCGCTCCTACCAGTTGCAGCGCGACGTCAGCGAAATCCTGGCCGGGCAGGTGGGCCCGACCGTGCGGCTGACCCTGGCGGCCGCCGTGGTCGGCGTCGTGCTGGCGCTCGTCGTGGCGGTCGCGACGGCGGGCAGGTCGGTCTGGCCGCGCCGGATCGTCTCCGCCGCCGAGCTGGTGGCGGTGTCGGTGCCGCAGTTCGTGATCGGTATCGTGCTGCTTTTCGTGTTCTCGTTCTCGCTCGGCTGGTTTCCCGTCTCGGGCGCGGCCGACCCGCAGGCGCTCGTCCTGCCCGCGCTGGCGCTCGGCCTGCCCGTCGCCGGCGTGCTCGGGCAGGTGCTCAGGGAGGGCCTGGAACGCGCCCTGGAGCAGCCGTTCGCGGTGACGGCGCGCTCGCGCGGCCTCAGCGAGCGTGCCGTGGTGGCCCGGCACGCGCTGCGGCACGCGTTGCTGCCCGCCGTCACCCTCACCGGCTGGTTCACCGGTGTCCTGCTCGGCGGGGCCGTCATCACCGAGGCGCTCTTCGGCCGCCCGGGGCTCGGCCGGGTGACCATGCAGGCCGTCACCGGCAAGGACATGCCGGTCGTGATGGCCGTCGTCATCCTGTCGGCGGCGGTCTACGTGACGATCAGCGCCCTGCTCGACCTCGCCTACCGGCTCATCGACCCCCGGCTCAGGAGCGCGTGA
- a CDS encoding GlxA family transcriptional regulator, with product MSPRNHRIAVLVLEGAKPLDVGIPAQVFSNRPSMPYEVRVCGPAPGLVTGGDGLSYHVAEGLGAFEEADTIFIPGYREPATTEPPAAVVGALMAAHERGTRLAAISTGAFALAATGLLDGKRATTHWHYTKALAARHPLVRVDENVLFVDEGDVLTSAGAASGIDLCLHLVRRDHGVGLSNHVARRLVAAPYRSGGQAQYVPRSVPEPLGDLFANTREWALAHLSERLTLETLARHARVSPRTFSRRFVEDTGYTPMQWVLRARVDLARELLERTDLGVEQIADRVGLGTGANLRLHFQRILGTSPTEYRHTFSA from the coding sequence ATGAGCCCGAGAAACCATCGCATCGCCGTGCTCGTGCTGGAGGGCGCGAAACCGCTCGACGTCGGCATCCCGGCGCAGGTGTTCTCCAACCGGCCGAGCATGCCGTACGAGGTGCGGGTGTGCGGCCCCGCGCCCGGGCTGGTGACCGGCGGCGACGGCCTCTCCTATCACGTGGCCGAGGGCCTCGGCGCCTTCGAGGAGGCCGACACGATCTTCATCCCCGGCTACCGGGAGCCCGCGACCACGGAACCGCCGGCCGCGGTCGTCGGCGCGCTCATGGCCGCCCACGAGCGCGGCACCCGGCTCGCGGCCATCTCGACGGGGGCGTTCGCGCTGGCGGCGACGGGCCTGCTCGACGGCAAGCGGGCGACGACCCACTGGCACTACACCAAGGCCCTCGCCGCCCGGCATCCGCTCGTACGGGTGGACGAGAACGTGCTGTTCGTGGACGAGGGCGACGTGCTGACGTCGGCGGGCGCGGCGTCCGGCATCGACCTGTGCCTCCACCTGGTGCGGCGCGACCACGGCGTCGGGCTGTCCAACCACGTGGCGAGACGGCTGGTGGCGGCGCCCTACCGCAGCGGAGGCCAGGCGCAGTACGTGCCCCGCAGCGTCCCCGAGCCGCTCGGCGACCTTTTCGCGAACACGCGCGAGTGGGCCCTGGCACACCTGTCGGAACGGCTGACCCTGGAGACCCTCGCCCGGCACGCGCGGGTGTCGCCGCGCACCTTCTCCCGGCGGTTCGTGGAGGACACCGGCTACACGCCGATGCAGTGGGTGCTGCGGGCACGGGTGGATCTGGCACGCGAGCTGCTCGAACGCACCGATTTGGGTGTGGAGCAGATCGCCGACCGGGTCGGGCTCGGCACCGGCGCCAACCTGCGCCTGCACTTCCAGCGCATCCTCGGCACCTCCCCCACCGAGTATCGCCACACCTTCTCCGCCTGA
- the gap gene encoding type I glyceraldehyde-3-phosphate dehydrogenase encodes MTRIAVNGFGRIGRNTLRALIERDSDLEVVAVNDLTAPETLAHLLKYDSALGRLGRSVEVDGAALVVGGRRIAVLAEREPAKLPWSEFGVDIVLESTGRFTKAEAARAHIDAGARRVLVSAPSDGADVTLAYGVNTEAYDPARHVVVSNASCTTNALAPLASVLDDLAGIEHGFMTTVHAYTQEQNLQDGPHRDLRRARAAGVNIVPTTTGAAKAIGLVLPNLDGKLSGDSIRVPVPVGSIVELNTAVSREVTRDEVLAAYRAAADGRLKGILDYADEPLVSSDITGQPASAIFDAALTRVEGRHVKVVAWYDNEWGFSNRVVDTLELLARA; translated from the coding sequence ATGACTCGCATCGCCGTCAACGGATTCGGCCGCATCGGACGCAACACCCTCCGCGCCCTGATCGAACGTGACAGCGACCTCGAAGTGGTCGCCGTCAACGACCTCACCGCCCCCGAGACCCTCGCGCACCTGCTGAAGTACGACAGCGCCCTCGGCCGTCTCGGCCGCTCCGTCGAGGTGGACGGCGCCGCGCTCGTGGTCGGCGGCCGCCGCATCGCGGTGCTCGCCGAACGCGAACCCGCCAAGCTGCCCTGGTCGGAGTTCGGCGTGGACATCGTGCTGGAGTCCACCGGCCGCTTCACCAAGGCGGAGGCCGCCCGCGCGCACATCGACGCCGGCGCCAGGCGCGTGCTGGTGAGCGCCCCCTCCGACGGCGCCGACGTCACCCTCGCCTACGGCGTGAACACCGAGGCGTACGACCCCGCCCGGCACGTGGTCGTCTCGAACGCCTCGTGCACCACGAACGCGCTGGCTCCGCTGGCGTCGGTGCTGGACGACCTGGCCGGCATCGAGCACGGCTTCATGACCACGGTGCACGCCTACACCCAGGAGCAGAACCTCCAGGACGGCCCGCACCGCGACCTGCGCCGTGCCCGCGCGGCAGGTGTGAACATCGTGCCCACCACCACGGGGGCCGCCAAGGCCATCGGCCTGGTGCTGCCGAACCTCGACGGCAAGCTCTCGGGCGACTCGATCCGGGTGCCGGTGCCGGTGGGCTCGATCGTGGAGCTGAACACCGCCGTCTCACGGGAGGTCACCCGCGACGAGGTGCTCGCGGCCTACCGCGCCGCCGCCGACGGCAGGCTGAAGGGCATCCTCGACTACGCGGACGAGCCGCTGGTCTCCAGCGACATCACCGGGCAGCCCGCGTCGGCGATCTTCGATGCCGCCCTGACCCGCGTCGAGGGCAGGCACGTCAAGGTCGTGGCCTGGTACGACAACGAGTGGGGCTTCTCCAACCGGGTCGTCGACACGCTGGAGCTGCTCGCCCGCGCCTGA
- a CDS encoding trimeric intracellular cation channel family protein, producing MTPVLDLAGIFVFALSGALEGVRKRFDAVGIAVLAFFTAVGGGIVRDLFIGVQPAALRDTAYLLVPIAAAVIAFFWHRQVERAMPGVLVFDAAGLGLFCAVGTSKALYYGLAPMHAVFLGVCTAVGGGVLRDVLSGEKPTLLYDRELYAVPAMLGSTMMAVLYALDVRGFTATLSSAVVAFAFRILGSRQEIRRCFVIFGSLRWYGDLQRGPRPTRAEIRGITPASERTTASAGAGDRGAAAGTRWGAGCRSGRWGQRDDRP from the coding sequence GTGACCCCCGTGCTCGACCTCGCCGGAATTTTCGTATTCGCCCTGTCCGGCGCGCTGGAGGGCGTACGCAAGCGGTTCGATGCGGTCGGCATCGCGGTGCTCGCGTTCTTCACGGCCGTCGGCGGCGGCATCGTGCGCGACCTGTTCATCGGCGTGCAGCCCGCCGCGCTGCGCGACACGGCCTATCTCCTCGTGCCGATCGCCGCCGCCGTCATCGCGTTCTTCTGGCATCGCCAGGTCGAACGGGCCATGCCCGGGGTGCTGGTCTTCGACGCGGCGGGCCTCGGCCTGTTCTGCGCGGTCGGGACGTCCAAGGCGCTGTATTACGGCCTCGCGCCGATGCACGCCGTGTTCCTCGGAGTCTGCACGGCGGTCGGCGGCGGCGTCCTCAGGGACGTCCTGTCCGGCGAGAAGCCGACCCTGCTCTACGACCGGGAGCTCTACGCCGTGCCTGCCATGCTCGGCTCCACGATGATGGCCGTGCTGTACGCGCTGGACGTCCGGGGGTTCACCGCCACCCTGTCCTCGGCGGTGGTCGCCTTCGCGTTCCGCATCCTCGGAAGCCGTCAAGAAATAAGGCGTTGCTTCGTGATCTTCGGCTCGTTGAGATGGTATGGCGATCTCCAGCGAGGTCCGCGGCCAACTCGCGCGGAAATTCGAGGCATTACGCCCGCATCTGAACGAACGACAGCATCGGCTGGTGCTGGCGACCGAGGCGCGGCTGCTGGGACACGGTGGGGTGCGGGCTGTCGCTCAGGCCGCTGGGGTCAGCGAGACGACCGTCCGTAA
- a CDS encoding LLM class flavin-dependent oxidoreductase, protein MTVPKQTAQSNTVRPVPLSILDLAPIPSGSGAGDALRNSIDLARHAERLGYLRYWVAEHHFAAGVASSAPAVLIGLIAAATNHIRVGSGAVQLGHQTPIAVVEQFGLIDALHPGRIDLGLGRSGQRRAEVVAAQARQAPAPAAAPRESRVVDGLLIPPAFSFAELARLPQLAVQAALLQQPGARTPDFAEQVEEIVAFLEGTYRSPDGIAVHAVPGEGAEVELWILGSSGGQSAKVAGERGLPFAANYHVSPASVLEAVEAYREAFTPSKVLSEPYVVVSADVVVAEDDATARELAKPYGLWVRAIRTGQGAIPYPTPEEADAHVWSEADRELVADRVDTQFAGSPETVVERLRVLQRVTGADELLVTTITHEHADRVRSYELLAEAWQTGTAGGAL, encoded by the coding sequence ATGACCGTCCCCAAGCAGACAGCACAGTCGAACACGGTGCGGCCGGTTCCCCTGTCGATCCTCGACCTGGCCCCGATCCCGTCCGGCAGCGGCGCGGGAGACGCGTTGCGCAACAGCATCGACCTCGCCCGCCACGCCGAGCGGCTCGGGTATCTCCGCTACTGGGTGGCCGAGCACCACTTCGCGGCCGGTGTCGCGAGCTCGGCCCCGGCGGTGCTCATCGGCCTCATCGCGGCCGCGACGAACCACATCAGGGTGGGTTCGGGCGCGGTGCAGCTCGGCCACCAGACGCCCATCGCGGTGGTCGAGCAGTTCGGCCTCATCGACGCGCTCCATCCCGGCCGGATCGACCTCGGGCTCGGCCGTTCCGGGCAGCGCAGGGCCGAGGTCGTGGCCGCCCAGGCCCGTCAGGCACCCGCCCCGGCCGCGGCGCCGCGTGAGTCGCGGGTGGTGGACGGGCTGCTGATCCCGCCCGCGTTCTCCTTCGCCGAGCTGGCCCGCCTGCCGCAGCTCGCCGTCCAGGCCGCGCTGCTGCAACAGCCGGGCGCGCGGACCCCCGACTTCGCCGAGCAGGTCGAAGAGATCGTCGCCTTCCTCGAGGGCACCTACCGGTCGCCCGACGGGATCGCGGTGCACGCGGTGCCGGGCGAGGGCGCCGAAGTGGAGCTGTGGATCCTCGGCAGCAGCGGCGGGCAGAGCGCGAAGGTGGCGGGGGAGCGCGGGCTTCCGTTCGCCGCCAACTATCACGTCAGCCCAGCGTCGGTGCTGGAGGCCGTGGAGGCCTACCGGGAGGCGTTCACGCCGTCCAAGGTGCTGTCCGAGCCGTACGTCGTCGTCTCCGCGGACGTGGTCGTGGCCGAGGACGACGCGACGGCCAGGGAACTGGCCAAGCCGTACGGCCTGTGGGTGCGCGCCATCCGCACAGGCCAGGGGGCGATCCCCTACCCGACGCCCGAGGAGGCGGACGCGCACGTCTGGAGCGAGGCCGACCGGGAGCTCGTGGCCGACCGGGTGGACACCCAGTTCGCGGGCTCGCCGGAGACGGTCGTCGAACGGCTGCGCGTGCTCCAGCGGGTCACGGGCGCGGACGAGCTGCTGGTCACCACGATCACGCACGAACACGCCGACCGGGTGCGCTCCTACGAGCTGCTCGCGGAGGCATGGCAGACCGGCACGGCAGGAGGAGCACTGTGA
- a CDS encoding ABC transporter substrate-binding protein → MKAIRGALPFILAAALAACGSQTPSEQTGGGTSLTWAVETEPITFNPHLWAQNKARLLVFNQFDALLARGEDGSFVPWLATSWRVSDDGRTYTLELRDDVTFQDGTKFDAAAVKANLDKLREPGYNPAVAAIQLHAFDKAEVVSPTTLKITLKERDGLFLDFLASPYAGQVSPKSLKEAKDLKAGGPDVVGTGPFVLDRYVRGQEVHYTRNPRYNWPPQGSAHQGPAYLPEVTYRFLPQAAVRIGALTSGQVQVIEGVPATDIQTVKSDPSLSFQSALNSGTAFSYYFNTSHPPFDDKRVRQAFREAVDLDTVLASVYQGTAKRAWSVVADTSPFYDPSLEKTYGGDAAKANALLDAAGWTQRDAEGYRTKDGKRLTVRSVAAAPYVRDRRDILAQAIQAQVKQTAGIDFQVKIVDQGTAQKAYDDDAYEIFENSRGDSDAGAALNLILPRGGAINRTHYEDATLDKWLAGASASSDPAERKALYAKVQRKVVADEAVVFPIYVPSDQIAASKNVQGLGFDPVSGTPRGVYDVRIAA, encoded by the coding sequence GTGAAGGCCATCAGGGGCGCGCTGCCCTTCATCCTCGCCGCGGCCCTGGCCGCGTGCGGTTCCCAGACGCCGTCCGAGCAGACCGGCGGCGGCACCTCTCTCACGTGGGCCGTCGAGACCGAGCCCATCACGTTCAACCCCCACCTGTGGGCGCAGAACAAGGCCAGGCTGCTGGTGTTCAACCAGTTCGACGCGCTCCTCGCGCGCGGCGAGGACGGGTCGTTCGTCCCCTGGCTCGCCACGTCGTGGAGGGTCTCGGACGACGGCCGCACCTACACGCTGGAGCTGCGCGACGACGTCACCTTCCAGGACGGCACGAAGTTCGACGCGGCGGCGGTGAAGGCCAACCTCGACAAGCTGCGCGAGCCCGGCTACAACCCGGCGGTCGCCGCCATCCAGCTGCACGCCTTCGACAAGGCCGAGGTGGTCTCGCCCACCACCCTGAAGATCACGCTGAAGGAGCGGGACGGGCTGTTCCTCGACTTCCTCGCCTCGCCGTACGCGGGGCAGGTGTCCCCGAAGTCCCTCAAGGAGGCCAAGGACCTGAAGGCCGGCGGGCCGGACGTGGTCGGGACCGGCCCGTTCGTCCTCGACCGCTATGTGCGGGGCCAGGAGGTCCACTACACGCGCAACCCCCGCTACAACTGGCCGCCGCAGGGCAGCGCCCACCAGGGACCGGCGTACCTGCCGGAGGTCACCTACCGCTTCCTGCCACAGGCGGCCGTCCGCATCGGCGCGCTCACCTCCGGGCAGGTTCAGGTCATCGAGGGCGTCCCGGCCACCGACATCCAGACGGTCAAGAGCGATCCCTCGCTGTCCTTCCAGTCGGCGCTCAACTCCGGCACGGCGTTCTCCTACTACTTCAACACCTCCCACCCGCCCTTCGACGACAAGCGCGTGCGGCAGGCGTTCCGGGAGGCCGTCGACCTCGACACCGTGCTGGCGTCCGTCTACCAGGGCACCGCCAAGCGGGCCTGGAGCGTCGTCGCCGACACCAGCCCGTTCTACGACCCGTCGCTGGAGAAGACGTACGGCGGGGACGCCGCCAAGGCGAACGCGCTGCTCGACGCGGCGGGCTGGACCCAGCGCGACGCCGAGGGCTACCGGACCAAGGACGGCAAGCGGCTGACGGTCCGCTCGGTGGCCGCGGCGCCGTACGTCCGCGACCGCAGGGACATCCTGGCCCAGGCCATCCAGGCGCAGGTCAAGCAGACGGCGGGCATCGACTTCCAGGTGAAGATCGTGGACCAGGGCACGGCGCAGAAGGCGTACGACGACGACGCGTACGAGATCTTCGAGAACTCGCGCGGCGACTCCGACGCCGGGGCCGCGCTCAACCTCATCCTGCCGAGGGGCGGGGCCATCAACCGCACCCACTACGAGGACGCCACCCTCGACAAGTGGCTCGCCGGCGCGTCGGCGAGCTCCGACCCCGCCGAGCGGAAGGCCCTGTACGCGAAGGTCCAGCGCAAGGTGGTGGCCGACGAGGCGGTCGTCTTCCCCATCTACGTCCCCTCCGACCAGATCGCGGCGAGCAAGAACGTGCAGGGCCTCGGCTTCGACCCCGTCTCGGGCACGCCGCGCGGCGTCTACGACGTGCGGATCGCCGCATGA
- a CDS encoding LLM class flavin-dependent oxidoreductase — MKFLAITLIAHGPDPLTGETKSTTERFRDVVDGAVLAEELGFDGFGVGERHERPFISSSPPVVLSHIAALTSRIRLFTAVTTLSLLDPVRAYEDYATLDHLSGGRLELMIGKGNGSAQARLFHVTPEDQWDRNREAYELFRRLWREDKVTWEGRFRPSLTDAETWPRPLQRPIRVWHGSATSKDSVELAARYGDPLFSANVTNPIEPYAELVDHYRERWAHYGHDPADALVGAGSAGFYTARTSQEAIATYRPIYDARVALFRKAGVEPVFHSLEDAIERGSILVGSPQQIIDKVLRYHARLGHEVMHISADGDGLTRAQHREALELFQSDIAPVLRKEIPSRPFPENTPLTSTLTSTGAPA; from the coding sequence GTGAAATTCCTCGCCATCACCCTCATCGCGCACGGGCCAGACCCGCTGACCGGCGAGACCAAATCCACCACCGAACGGTTCCGCGACGTCGTGGACGGCGCCGTGCTCGCCGAGGAGCTGGGCTTCGACGGCTTCGGGGTGGGAGAGCGGCACGAGCGGCCCTTCATCTCCTCGTCGCCGCCGGTCGTGCTCAGCCACATCGCCGCCCTGACCTCTCGCATCCGGCTGTTCACCGCGGTCACCACGCTCAGCCTGCTCGACCCCGTGCGGGCGTACGAGGACTACGCGACGCTCGATCACCTGTCGGGCGGCCGGCTGGAGCTGATGATCGGCAAGGGGAACGGGTCGGCCCAGGCGCGGCTCTTCCACGTCACCCCCGAAGACCAGTGGGACCGCAACCGGGAGGCGTACGAACTGTTCCGCAGGCTCTGGCGGGAGGACAAGGTCACCTGGGAGGGCCGGTTCCGGCCGTCCCTCACGGACGCGGAGACGTGGCCGCGCCCCCTGCAGCGGCCGATCCGGGTCTGGCACGGCAGCGCCACCAGCAAGGACTCGGTCGAGCTGGCCGCCCGCTATGGCGACCCGCTGTTCTCGGCGAACGTCACCAACCCCATCGAGCCGTACGCCGAGCTGGTCGACCACTACCGCGAACGATGGGCGCACTACGGGCACGACCCGGCCGACGCGCTGGTGGGCGCGGGCAGCGCCGGCTTCTACACGGCACGCACCTCCCAGGAGGCGATCGCCACCTATCGCCCGATCTACGACGCCCGGGTCGCGCTGTTCCGCAAAGCGGGCGTGGAACCGGTCTTCCACTCGCTGGAGGACGCCATCGAGCGCGGCTCGATCCTCGTGGGCAGCCCCCAGCAGATCATCGACAAGGTCCTGCGCTATCACGCGCGGCTCGGCCACGAGGTCATGCACATCAGCGCGGACGGCGACGGCCTGACCCGGGCGCAGCACCGGGAGGCCCTTGAGCTGTTCCAGAGCGACATCGCCCCCGTGCTGCGCAAGGAGATCCCGAGCCGGCCGTTCCCCGAGAACACCCCCCTCACGAGCACCCTCACGAGCACCGGAGCGCCGGCATGA
- a CDS encoding PP2C family protein-serine/threonine phosphatase yields MNGCPDTGRIWGGLVRDHHLTPLEDLASFVIEHVRPLGFSEVMIYVASLRALYLVPLPGQSDAYGEPLNRLAIDTTLAGRAFRDLEIVQARPAVDPYAAETAEPLGSEAPRRLWVPMLNGTERVGVLGVTVPVVDAATERILTELGGLVALLVVSKRAYSDAFARLVRTEEMHLSAEMLWTLLPVKSFATETMTVSAALEPAYRVGGDAFDYALDGTTLHLGIFDAMGHDTSAGLTAAIALSAYRNNRRRRRAGLLDVSDAIDEAIAGEFGASRFATAVLADLDLRTGWLTWVNRGHPPPLVLRRGRLACVLDTPPDTPMGLRLGPASVLARRQLEPGDRLLFYTDGIIEAQTPDGERFGLERFADFVIRREFDGVAAPESLRRLIHSILVYQRGRLQDDATVLLAEWRTGRERRHTM; encoded by the coding sequence GTGAACGGGTGCCCTGACACCGGGCGCATCTGGGGCGGTCTGGTGCGTGATCACCATCTGACGCCCCTGGAAGACCTGGCGTCATTCGTCATCGAGCACGTCAGGCCGCTCGGCTTCAGCGAGGTCATGATCTACGTCGCCAGCCTGCGGGCGCTGTATCTCGTGCCGCTGCCGGGGCAGAGCGACGCGTACGGCGAGCCCCTGAACCGCCTCGCCATCGACACGACCCTGGCGGGCCGTGCCTTCCGCGACCTGGAGATCGTCCAGGCGCGTCCCGCGGTCGACCCGTACGCCGCCGAGACCGCGGAACCCCTCGGCAGCGAGGCGCCGCGGCGGCTGTGGGTGCCGATGCTGAACGGCACGGAACGGGTCGGGGTGCTCGGCGTGACCGTGCCCGTGGTCGACGCGGCCACCGAGCGGATCCTGACCGAGCTGGGCGGCCTGGTCGCGCTGCTCGTGGTGAGCAAGCGGGCCTACAGCGACGCGTTCGCCCGGCTGGTGCGCACCGAGGAGATGCACCTGTCGGCCGAGATGCTGTGGACGCTGCTGCCCGTCAAGAGCTTCGCGACCGAGACGATGACGGTGAGCGCGGCGCTGGAGCCGGCCTACCGCGTCGGCGGGGACGCCTTCGACTACGCCCTCGACGGCACCACCCTCCACCTGGGGATCTTCGACGCCATGGGGCACGACACCTCCGCCGGGCTGACCGCGGCCATCGCCCTGAGCGCCTACCGCAACAACCGCCGCAGGCGCCGGGCCGGGCTGCTCGACGTCAGCGACGCGATCGACGAGGCGATCGCCGGGGAGTTCGGCGCTTCACGTTTCGCCACCGCGGTGCTGGCCGACCTGGATCTGCGCACCGGATGGCTGACCTGGGTGAACCGGGGGCATCCGCCACCGCTCGTGCTGCGGCGGGGGCGGTTGGCCTGCGTGCTGGACACCCCGCCGGACACCCCGATGGGCCTGCGCCTGGGCCCGGCCTCCGTGCTCGCGCGCCGCCAGCTGGAGCCCGGCGACCGGCTGCTGTTCTACACGGACGGCATCATCGAGGCGCAGACCCCGGACGGGGAGCGGTTCGGGCTGGAGCGCTTCGCCGACTTCGTCATCCGGCGCGAGTTCGACGGCGTCGCCGCCCCGGAGTCGCTACGCCGCCTGATCCACTCGATCCTCGTCTACCAGCGCGGCCGGCTGCAGGACGACGCCACGGTGCTGCTGGCCGAGTGGCGCACCGGGCGGGAGCGCCGGCACACGATGTGA